One genomic segment of Centroberyx gerrardi isolate f3 chromosome 4, fCenGer3.hap1.cur.20231027, whole genome shotgun sequence includes these proteins:
- the alkbh3 gene encoding alpha-ketoglutarate-dependent dioxygenase alkB homolog 3, with product MSDKRQRARVQGSWAKQLPKQPRPTGAIPNNPQPKSANSAPGSWGFGPQRAFEFQQPTKLIRDVPPEKVIEHAGDYEISHGPSGVSRLQLLPGFLPPEEADWMFSKLLAELPWSQKTNYRQGEAYDEPRLTCWYGELPYTYARSTMDANTQWHPLLLTLREAVEQASGHSFNSLLCNHYRDGHDSIGWHSDDEASLGAKPTIASLSLGDTRMFSLRKQPPPEENGDYTYVERIRVPLGHGTLLLMDGATQDDWQHQVAKEYHDRGPRINLTFRTIHPEPEGRRPGTKLRFTDKQP from the exons ATGTCGGATAAGCGTCAGCGTGCCAGAGTCCAGGGCTCCTGGGCCAAACAGCTGCCAAAACAACCAAGACCAACAG gagCAATCCCAAACAACCCACAACCCAAAAGTGCCAACTCAGCCCCTGGGTCTTGGGGATTTGGGCCACAGCGAGCATTTGAGTTTCAACAGCCCACCAAG TTGATAAGAGACGTCCCACCAGAGAAGGTGATAGA GCATGCAGGTGATTATGAGATCAGCCATGGACCATCAGGAGTGTCCAG ACTGCAGCTGCTTCCTGGGTTTCTTCCCCCAGAGGAGGCTGACTGGATGTTCAGTAAGCTGCTAGCAGAGCTTCCCTGGTCCCAGAAGACCAACTACAGACAGG GCGAGGCGTACGACGAGCCCAGGCTGACctgctggtatggagagttGCCCTATACGTACGCTCGCTCCACCATGGATGCCAACACACAG TGGCATCCATTGCTGTTGACCCTTCGCGAGGCGGTGGAGCAGGCGAGCGGACACAGCTTCAACTCCCTGCTGTGCAACCACTACCGGGACGGCCACGACAGCATCGGCTGGCACAGTGACGACGAGGCCTCTCTGGGTGCCAAGCCCACTATCGCCTCCCTCAGTCTGGGCGACACCAGGATGTTCAGCCTCCGCAAGCAGCCTCCGCCG gaggagAACGGCGACTACACCTATGTGGAGAGGATTCGGGTTCCTCTCGGTCATGGAACTCTACTGCTGATGGACGGAGCCACGCAGGATGATTGGCAG CACCAGGTGGCTAAAGAGTACCACGACCGCGGCCCTCGCATCAACCTGACCTTCAGGACCATCCACCCGGAGCCCGAGGGCCGCAGGCCGGGCACCAAGCTGCGCTTCACAGACAAGCAACCGTGA